A genomic window from Leishmania panamensis strain MHOM/PA/94/PSC-1 chromosome 5 sequence includes:
- a CDS encoding phosphate carrier protein, mitochondrial precursor-like protein (TriTrypDB/GeneDB-style sysID: LpmP.05.0290) — protein sequence MHTHANSNEYPQPEPSKRKASMSAGFEVHNRNIGSNGSEANGHGDRADEPGLASLLMAGVGGSSTTAADVTNTTATTSLLPPGSTSGVVTSSHVSPTLSSRERVCFQGFLSTAAAAVLTGILLTTYIWRSTSASNIDPATGTVRLHSFQYFVYCFLGGMTVGMVHLVVAPIDILKCRVQVGEYRSFMDGFIHLYRVEAGGSILRALPLLFRGWLPMLWGYGIQGSVKFSLYEFLKYKLLISSVQAPGAAAKGVASSPALSLAAHSSSLYQFFIFLFSSCLAEVVADLGLAPWEAVKIRMQTSPSFPMHLRTALPRMWEREGLHGFYKGLVPLWCRQVPYTMIKFSSFEFIVAWLQSLFNRLGIMGAAAPGVTEKLVVSLLAGVLAGLLCGVVSHPADTVLSRMNQRASALTLNPTPLVANPIVDAPCSSIGQARAPCTAFRSAVHGALELMRTVGWRGMWKGLAPRLLMVVSLTALQWVTYDGFKVWAGLPTTGDVKE from the coding sequence ATGCACACGCATGCGAACTCGAACGAATACCCACAGCCAGAGCCCAGTAAACGTAAAGCGTCCATGTCGGCTGGCTTTGAGGTGCACAACCGCAACATTGGCTCAAACGGCAGCGAGGCCAACGGACACGGTGACCGCGCCGATGAGCCAGGCCTCGCTTCGTTGCTGATGGCAGGGGTCGGTGGAAGctcgacgacggcagcggatGTGACCAATACAACGGCCACAACGTCCCTCTTGCCCCCTGGCTCCACCAGTGGAGTGGTGACGAGCTCGCACGTCTCGCCCACCCTGAGCTCCCGAGAGAGGGTTTGCTTCCAGGGCTTTCTATCcacggcggctgcggcggtgctcaCAGGAATTCTCCTGACGACGTATATATGGCGGTCCACCTCCGCGTCCAACATCGACCCGGCCACCGGCACGGTACGCTTACATTCATTCCAGTACTTTGTCTATTGTTTTCTGGGCGGCATGACGGTGGGGATGGTCCACCTCGTCGTTGCCCCTATCGACATCCTCAAGTGTCGCGTGCAGGTGGGCGAGTACCGCAGCTTTATGGATGGGTTTATTCATCTCTATCGCGTTGAGGCTGGAGGCTCCATCCTCCGcgcactgccgctgttgtTCCGCGGGTGGCTGCCAATGCTGTGGGGATACGGCATTCAAGGCTCCGTCAAGTTCTCTCTCTACGAATTTTTGAAGTACAAGCTGCTGATCTCTTCTGTGCAGGCGCCAGGTGCCGCTGCGAAAGGGGTAGCCAGCTCGCCCGCGCTGTCGTTAGCGGCTCACTCCTCCAGTCTCTACCAGTTCTtcatttttctcttctcgagCTGCCTGGCCGAGGTGGTTGCCGATCTCGGCTTGGCACCATGGGAGGCGGTAAAAATTCGCATGCAGACTTCGCCTTCCTTTCCGATGCACCTCCGTACTGCCCTGCCACGCAtgtgggaaagagaggggctgcACGGCTTCTACAAGGGACTGGTGCCGCTCTGGTGCCGGCAGGTGCCATACACTATGATAAAGTTCTCCTCCTTTGAATTTATCGTCGCCTGGCTGCAGTCCCTCTTCAATCGCCTTGGCATCAtgggcgctgcggcgcctgGCGTCACGGAGAAACTGGTCGTAAGTTTGCTCGCTGGCGTGCTGGCAGGGCTGCTCTGCGGCGTCGTGTCACACCCGGCGGACACGGTGCTGTCGAGAATGAACCAGAGGGCGTCTGCATTAACATTGAATCCGACGCCGCTAGTGGCCAATCCAATCGTGGAcgcgccgtgcagcagcatcggtCAAGCCAGAGCACCGTGCACCGCATTCCGCAGCGCGGTGCACGGTGCTCTCGAGTTGATGCGTACGGTGGGGTGGCGCGGGATGTGGAAAGGTTTGGCACCCCGTCTGCTGATGGTGGTTTCGCTGACGGCACTGCAGTGGGTGACGTATGACGGTTTCAAGGTGTGGGCTGGATTGCCCACGACTGGAGACGTGAAGGAGTAA
- a CDS encoding hypothetical protein (TriTrypDB/GeneDB-style sysID: LpmP.05.0300) has translation MDSATRIPSRVLHLPPPLLQPRGSRWASVQPSPDRASLLLRGRHECQLLAVSSFAQQVPWATALARSSSSGEEDDARHLVAEQWRQRGAARGNSAGEGGGRRCLVLPQPHRDLTSSCWLSASFDTLGDEDDEATVSDEVAFGPVVGLGDAASVITIMRPSPLSTAKSPPGTTAKWLQSTIFLEDAEDAVLASRTPLAWHKQHGRHHDGLDVVTALKRPCHSYRALPIAPAWKAVEAILPCSYAPSHPSGGLTDMYVLCQRVDDVYVGSGIAAAGRSARRPCSCVWLSSVQRESAWRVPLAIPPGDEDTLGIGGDGAAASSLAELRHAVRRTPRLFDVRRRLPRLKHASAHQSSHPRPAPPPALAHERASSAETGPMGLVFAAAFRRHVGLYTSATVTPTVFFVLPPRLTDGVGGRTAAATASPPQWCSNWCVTSVVEDSSFAAATPAAALQTSPVGGGSGYSYLVTLMHNQRSRRRSNTHVAPAKVEHRGQSWQSDANSNSSDCDGNCWWLLYDCRNPSLPVWAAEEALVVPPALDEEVWHDAPVVTEWLASASPPPVSHAGLRRSPLCATYVPLAATSTDDASALTGPSACGVCAVLDGGTTRPGGVALDAENEDVVEGEEATAVFSPIVYELSPPRSLRSPAPGAPPTVTTKLPRVRALAYADGVLHYACEVVL, from the coding sequence ATGGACAGCGCCACACGCATCCCGTCTCGTGTTCTTCACTTACCCCCTCCACTGCTTCAGCCGCGGGGCTCGAGATGGGCATCCGTGCAACCGTCACCCGATCGCGCTAGTCTGCTACTTCGCGGCCGTCATGAGTGTCAGCTGTTGGCCGTCTCGTCCTTCGCGCAGCAGGTGCCATGGGCAACCGCCTTGGCGCGAtcgtccagcagcggcgaagaagatgaCGCGCGTCACTTGGTGGCAGAACAGTGGCGtcagcgcggtgctgctcgtggCAACTCTGctggtgaggggggagggcggcggtgccttgtcctgccgcagccgcaccgcgACCTCACCTCTTCATGCTGGCTCTCTGCAAGTTTTGACACGCTCGGCGATGAGGATGACGAGGCAACTGTGAGCGATGAGGTGGCGTTTGGTCCGGTGGTAGGGCTTGGCGATGCCGCCTCAGTTATCACGATCATGCGTCCCTCACCTCTCAGCACAGCCAAATCGCCTCCTGGCACGACTGCCAAGTGGCTGCAGAGCACCATCTTCCTGGAGGACGCGGAGGACGCTGTGCTTGCCAGCCGCACACCCTTGGCGTGGCACAAGCAGCATggccgccaccacgacgGCCTCGACGTGGTCACGGCACTCAAACGGCCGTGTCATTCGTATCGTGCTCTACCGATAGCACCGGCTTGGAAGGCGGTAGAAGCGATCCTGCCGTGCAGCTATGCTCCAAGCCACCCCAGCGGTGGTCTGACCGACATGTACGTTCTCTGCCAGCGCGTGGATGACGTCTACGTGGGCAGCGGCATTGCCGCCGCAGGGCGCTCCGCGAGGCGGCCGTGTAGTTGTGTGTGGTTGTCCTCGGTGCAACGCGAGTCGGCCTGGCGCGTGCCGTTGGCCATACCACCCGGAGACGAAGACACACTAGGCATCggaggagacggtgctgctgcgtcttctTTAGCAGAGCTGAGGCACGCTGTGCGGCGCACACCGCGCCTGTTCGATGTGCGTCGGCGCCTGCCTCGTCTCAAGCACGCTTCAGCGCACCAGTCGTCGCATCCTCGccccgcgccgccgcccgcacTAGCGCATGAGCGCGCAAGTAGCGCTGAGACAGGGCCGATGGGTCTCGTCTTTGCGGCTGCTTTCCGTCGCCACGTTGGTCTTTACACCTCCGCAACAGTCACCCCCACGGTCTTctttgtgctgccgccacggctTACAGACGGGGTAGGCGGTagaactgctgctgctaccgcctcgcctcctcaATGGTGCTCGAACTGGTGCGTGACGTCTGTGGTGGAGGATTCATCCTTCGCAGCTGcaacgccagcagcagccctgcAGACATCACCagttggtggtggcagcggctaCTCGTACCTTGTGACGCTGATGCACAATCAGCGgagcaggcggaggagcaaCACTCACGTAGCTCCCGCGAAGGTGGAGCATCGTGGTCAGTCATGGCAGAGCGATgcgaacagcaacagcagcgactgcgacGGCAACTGCTGGTGGCTGCTGTACGACTGCAGGAACCCGTCCCTACCGGTTTGggcagccgaggaggcgctcgTAGTGCCGCCGGCGCTCGACGAAGAAGTCTGGCATGATGCACCGGTAGTCACGGAGTGGCTTgcatcagcgtcgccgccgcccgtgTCACACGCTGGCCTCCGCCGCAGTCCACTGTGCGCGACGTACGTCCCGCTCGCGGCGACTTCCACAGACGATGCGAGCGCTCTTACGGGGCCATCGGCGtgcggcgtgtgtgcagtGCTCGATGGTGGGACGACGAGGCCCGGCGGCGTGGCCTTGGACGCGGAGAACGAAGACGTCGTtgaaggcgaggaggcaaCGGCCGTATTCTCCCCCATCGTGTATGAACtatcgccgccgcgctctcTGCGGTCACCAGCACCCGGTGCTCCTCCGACGGTGACCACAAAGCTGCCACGTGTACGTGCGCTGGCGTACGCCGACGGCGTTCTTCACTACGCGTGTGAAGTAGTACTTTAG
- a CDS encoding glutaredoxin-like protein (TriTrypDB/GeneDB-style sysID: LpmP.05.0310) encodes MRSMSRRLPLSAGGCLACAPRGLPPTASAALAATYSSTSAMPFSSLSLPMFTAAQRISAAFFHTSPVHRSPSDVAGDLAKDLHDIISHDRLVVFLTGTPEQPRCRFTAQLVDLFNQLGIKYTFFNIMDDDEVCEGLKAYSDWPTYPQVYLDGELIGGYDICKKMMLDGTLTSMLKAKNLI; translated from the coding sequence ATGCGCTCGATGAGTCGAAGacttcccctctctgcggGTGGTTGCCTGGCCTGCGCGCCGCGAGGGTTGCCGCCGACGGCAAGTGCGGCCCTTGCCGCGACGTACTCGTCGACGAGCGCCATGCCCTTCTCATCCCTCTCGTTGCCCATGttcacagcagcgcagcgcatATCAGCGGCGTTTTTTCACACCTCTCCCGTGCACCGCTCCCCATCAGACGTGGCAGGCGACCTCGCGAAGGATCTGCACGACATCATCTCTCACGAccgcctcgtcgtcttcctcactGGCACCCCGGAGCAGCCGCGGTGCCGCTTTACCGCACAGCTGGTCGACCTCTTCAACCAGCTCGGCATCAAGTACACCTTCTTCAATATcatggacgacgacgaggtcTGCGAGGGGCTCAAGGCGTACAGCGACTGGCCGACGTACCCGCAGGTGTACCTAGACGGCGAGCTGATCGGTGGCTATGATATCTGTAAGAAGATGATGCTGGATGGAACGCTGACGAGTATGCTGAAGGCGAAAAACCTCATATGA